Proteins encoded in a region of the Emcibacter nanhaiensis genome:
- a CDS encoding DUF1028 domain-containing protein yields the protein MKHILHQTILIKLTILAAFFSWSPVLAQEAHLNRPLRPTNTFSIIARDPESGELGAAVQTHWFAVGVRVIRTEPGVGVVATQSFTDPSYAPLGLEMMKAGKTAPQALKGLLAADSNASVRQVAMLDASGNVASHTGSKNIQNACNISGENYSVQANMMKNSTVCSAMAQAFEATSGELADRMYAALEAAQKEGGDIRGRQSASLQVVKGDKGVPLWQGWVYSLRVDDHKTPLKELGRLLSVAKTYRLLNEGDRYVVEGRIEEGLEAYRTAEKMDPGNHEALFWHAVTLAELNRVEESLPLFRKAFRLWPDWKEMVTRLPKAGLLPEDPKILAQILEQGN from the coding sequence ATGAAACACATCCTCCACCAAACTATTCTCATCAAGCTGACCATATTGGCTGCTTTCTTTTCATGGTCGCCCGTCCTTGCTCAAGAGGCGCATCTCAACCGGCCGCTTCGACCGACCAACACCTTCTCAATCATCGCCCGTGATCCAGAAAGCGGGGAACTTGGCGCCGCCGTCCAGACGCACTGGTTCGCCGTCGGGGTACGTGTCATCAGGACGGAACCCGGTGTCGGAGTGGTAGCCACCCAATCCTTTACCGATCCGTCCTATGCACCGCTCGGGCTCGAGATGATGAAGGCCGGAAAGACAGCGCCCCAGGCCCTCAAGGGCCTTCTTGCCGCTGACAGCAATGCCTCGGTACGTCAGGTCGCCATGCTGGATGCCAGTGGCAACGTAGCGTCTCATACCGGAAGCAAAAACATTCAGAATGCCTGCAACATCTCTGGCGAGAATTACTCCGTTCAGGCAAACATGATGAAAAACTCGACTGTTTGTTCCGCCATGGCGCAGGCTTTCGAAGCCACTTCCGGCGAGCTTGCCGATCGCATGTACGCGGCCCTTGAGGCGGCCCAAAAAGAAGGGGGCGACATCCGGGGACGACAATCCGCGTCCCTCCAGGTGGTAAAAGGCGATAAAGGCGTACCCCTCTGGCAGGGCTGGGTATACAGCCTTCGGGTTGATGACCACAAAACACCGCTCAAGGAACTCGGACGCCTTCTTTCGGTCGCAAAGACCTACCGGCTTCTCAATGAGGGAGACAGGTATGTAGTGGAAGGGCGCATCGAGGAAGGGCTTGAGGCCTACCGAACAGCCGAAAAAATGGACCCGGGCAACCATGAAGCTCTTTTCTGGCATGCGGTAACCCTGGCAGAACTTAACAGGGTTGAGGAGAGCCTGCCGCTGTTCCGGAAAGCCTTCAGGCTATGGCCTGACTGGAAGGAGATGGTGACCAGGCTTCCAAAGGCGGGCTTACTGCCCGAAGACCCGAAAATCCTTGCCCAAATCCTGGAACAGGGGAACTGA
- a CDS encoding M20/M25/M40 family metallo-hydrolase: MTGFRSFFVAFVFFLPAFAANCAEDLQEKDQVLSYIDRHFEEQISFLEKVVNINSGTRNISGVRKVGEEFAAEFEKLGFKNFWIKMPFEMKRAGHLYSQREGEDGPHILLIGHLDTVFSKDSDFQKFTHQGNHITGPGVVDMKGGDVVMLYALKALHACGILDGKSIKIFLTGDEENVGPPLSLSRRELIDAAKQSDMALSFESGQQDQAVIARRGASLWSLGVSAKRAHSSTIFSEDSGDGAIYETARILKKFHKFAQNMPNLTLNPAVIAGGTSAGFDAGSATWTSAGKDNIIPQVVESRGDLRFISREQLDDARAEMRKIIEENLPHTSAEITFTDLYPAMSITPENKRLLGVLDEVSQELGYGPVGPNQPGDRGAGDISFVAPHVASIDALGPWGGGSHTTQEWLDTEGFRKATKRTALLLYQIFQSHQRHPDGS; the protein is encoded by the coding sequence ATGACCGGGTTTCGATCTTTCTTTGTCGCTTTTGTGTTCTTCCTCCCGGCTTTTGCGGCCAACTGCGCCGAAGACCTGCAGGAGAAAGACCAGGTCCTCAGCTATATTGATCGTCATTTTGAAGAACAAATCAGTTTTCTGGAAAAAGTCGTCAATATCAACAGCGGCACCCGCAATATTTCCGGGGTAAGAAAAGTGGGAGAGGAGTTTGCCGCTGAATTCGAAAAACTCGGGTTTAAGAATTTCTGGATAAAAATGCCATTCGAAATGAAGCGGGCCGGCCATCTTTATTCCCAACGGGAAGGAGAAGACGGACCGCATATTCTGCTGATCGGCCATCTGGATACAGTCTTTTCAAAGGACAGCGATTTCCAGAAATTCACCCATCAGGGGAACCACATCACCGGTCCGGGTGTAGTTGACATGAAAGGCGGCGACGTTGTCATGCTCTATGCTCTCAAAGCCCTTCACGCCTGCGGCATACTGGATGGAAAATCCATAAAAATATTTTTGACCGGCGATGAAGAAAATGTGGGTCCCCCCCTCTCTCTCAGTCGTCGGGAGCTTATTGACGCCGCAAAACAATCCGACATGGCGCTCAGCTTTGAATCGGGACAGCAGGACCAGGCCGTGATCGCCCGGCGCGGAGCAAGCCTGTGGTCCCTGGGAGTGTCCGCCAAACGGGCGCATTCCAGCACAATTTTCTCCGAAGATTCCGGTGACGGCGCCATATATGAAACCGCCAGGATCCTGAAAAAATTTCATAAATTCGCCCAAAACATGCCAAACCTGACTCTGAACCCGGCAGTGATTGCCGGCGGGACATCAGCGGGATTTGATGCCGGATCCGCGACCTGGACGTCGGCCGGTAAAGACAACATCATTCCGCAGGTTGTCGAGAGCCGGGGCGATCTCAGATTCATCTCCCGTGAGCAGCTGGATGACGCCCGGGCGGAAATGCGGAAAATTATTGAAGAAAATTTGCCTCATACATCGGCCGAAATCACCTTTACCGATCTTTACCCGGCCATGTCGATTACACCAGAAAACAAGCGACTTCTTGGAGTTCTTGACGAGGTGAGCCAGGAACTGGGGTACGGGCCGGTCGGACCGAACCAGCCGGGTGACCGGGGAGCAGGTGATATCTCCTTTGTCGCGCCTCATGTGGCCTCCATCGATGCACTGGGCCCCTGGGGAGGAGGTTCTCATACCACCCAGGAGTGGCTCGATACTGAAGGTTTCAGAAAGGCAACAAAGCGTACCGCGCTGCTTCTCTATCAGATCTTTCAGTCACACCAACGTCATCCCGACGGCTCATAG
- a CDS encoding RidA family protein: MTIERLGRPPVLADGTVVPLSPAIKAGNNLYLSGVLPFRADGSFAEDDISAQTRQCLGNMEAVLKAAGAGLEDVVKVTVWLVRREDFRAFNAVYSEFFADCPPTRSTVCSELMVPGALIEIEAVAYLDRV; the protein is encoded by the coding sequence ATGACTATTGAAAGACTAGGGCGGCCGCCGGTACTGGCTGATGGCACCGTTGTTCCTCTGTCGCCGGCCATAAAGGCGGGAAACAATCTGTATCTATCCGGCGTTTTGCCCTTTCGCGCGGATGGAAGTTTCGCCGAAGATGATATTTCGGCCCAGACGCGACAGTGCCTTGGAAATATGGAAGCTGTGCTCAAGGCGGCTGGCGCAGGTCTCGAGGATGTGGTCAAGGTCACGGTCTGGCTGGTGCGGCGGGAAGACTTCAGGGCGTTTAATGCGGTCTACAGCGAGTTTTTCGCCGATTGTCCTCCGACGCGTTCTACGGTTTGTTCCGAGCTGATGGTTCCCGGCGCTCTTATTGAGATTGAAGCGGTCGCCTATCTTGACCGCGTTTGA